In Acidobacteriota bacterium, a single genomic region encodes these proteins:
- a CDS encoding penicillin-binding transpeptidase domain-containing protein, with amino-acid sequence MLIPKILTVIFILVALGLVVLLIIAAWKHRNPPIPETDLEDLKDLGPVATNRWLYVLRVFFILMLITLLGFHSFWAFRADHQPEFIQAKKYDQRNRRLAESGLKGWVLDRTGNLENALIRYRSDNGVIVREYPLGGAAVHLTGFSDFILGSGGMEHAYRDWLTEPTSVMNQLQSPTPVGKDLKVSVDSSLQREAYNLIQSTNQPAAAVVLLLPNNEVLAMASTPTFDPHIIEDDKAWDKLTSQVEDAQPISPMVNRALGTLVTGGSAFYYRPGSTFKTFIAAVAIDLGITEEKFTCRAEGFTPPGSGREIKDYRGEVHGTIGLRDAFTHSCNQYFSQLGLKIGRERLATYAKKLHFTVSPDDNTRRAFDLWHSEHGDKDDFNYVFAPPVHKMNLSSKATDYDVALQSIGQGFTDLTVMEMAVLSATVANSDGKYIAPTFETGGQKKEITDFIKPQSAAKLRELMKLVVQSGTAQGAFSSYSGRFTAGGKTGTADRDVLVFDKATGKPVLDYKDKDGNPHYKFTGYTDSWFIGFAPADNPQIAFAVMVENGGQGAKAAAPIAAKLIEKAQSLGYVRSGQHSQAPSRKPSKTSGNQ; translated from the coding sequence ATGTTGATTCCTAAAATCCTCACGGTCATTTTTATACTGGTTGCGCTAGGGTTAGTCGTCCTTTTAATAATCGCCGCCTGGAAACATCGCAACCCACCCATCCCTGAAACTGATTTGGAAGATTTGAAAGATTTAGGTCCGGTGGCAACCAATCGCTGGTTATATGTCCTTCGCGTTTTTTTTATTCTCATGTTAATCACCCTGCTAGGGTTTCATTCCTTCTGGGCATTTCGCGCCGATCATCAACCCGAATTTATTCAGGCTAAAAAATATGATCAAAGGAATCGTCGGCTTGCCGAAAGCGGACTGAAAGGTTGGGTGCTGGATCGCACCGGAAACCTGGAAAACGCCTTGATTCGTTACCGTTCGGACAATGGGGTAATCGTTCGAGAATATCCGCTCGGTGGCGCGGCGGTTCACCTAACCGGATTTTCCGATTTCATTCTTGGTTCAGGCGGAATGGAACACGCTTATCGGGATTGGTTGACCGAACCGACCAGTGTGATGAATCAACTCCAATCCCCTACGCCTGTGGGCAAAGATTTAAAAGTATCGGTCGATAGCAGTTTGCAACGTGAAGCCTATAATTTAATACAATCCACCAACCAACCGGCTGCGGCTGTGGTTTTATTACTCCCAAACAATGAAGTTCTGGCAATGGCATCAACGCCAACCTTTGACCCGCATATCATCGAGGATGACAAAGCCTGGGATAAACTGACCTCACAGGTTGAAGACGCGCAACCAATAAGCCCGATGGTCAACCGCGCGCTTGGTACACTGGTCACCGGAGGCTCGGCATTTTATTATCGCCCCGGTTCAACCTTTAAAACCTTCATTGCCGCGGTCGCAATCGATTTAGGAATTACCGAAGAAAAATTCACCTGTCGGGCAGAAGGCTTCACACCGCCGGGTTCAGGACGTGAAATAAAGGATTATCGCGGAGAAGTTCATGGAACCATCGGTCTCAGGGATGCCTTCACACATTCGTGTAATCAATATTTTTCGCAATTGGGATTGAAAATCGGCAGAGAGCGTTTAGCTACCTATGCAAAAAAATTACATTTCACGGTTTCGCCCGATGACAACACCCGTCGCGCCTTTGACCTTTGGCATAGTGAACACGGCGATAAGGATGATTTCAATTATGTTTTTGCTCCACCGGTACACAAAATGAATCTTTCGTCGAAAGCCACGGATTATGATGTCGCGTTACAATCCATCGGACAGGGCTTTACGGATTTAACGGTGATGGAGATGGCGGTGTTATCCGCGACGGTTGCAAACAGCGATGGCAAATATATTGCGCCGACTTTTGAAACTGGCGGACAGAAAAAAGAGATAACTGATTTTATTAAACCGCAATCCGCCGCAAAACTACGCGAACTGATGAAACTGGTGGTGCAATCAGGCACCGCGCAGGGGGCATTTTCGAGTTATTCGGGACGCTTTACCGCCGGGGGCAAAACCGGAACCGCTGATCGCGATGTGCTGGTCTTTGATAAGGCAACCGGAAAACCTGTGCTTGATTACAAAGACAAAGACGGGAATCCACATTATAAGTTCACAGGTTATACGGATTCCTGGTTTATCGGATTTGCGCCGGCGGATAATCCGCAAATCGCCTTCGCAGTGATGGTTGAAAACGGCGGGCAGGGCGCAAAAGCCGCTGCGCCGATTGCCGCAAAATTAATTGAAAAAGCTCAGTCACTCGGTTATGTTCGTAGTGGTCAACACTCTCAGGCACCATCTCGGAAACCATCCAAAACGAGCGGGAATCAATAA
- a CDS encoding FtsW/RodA/SpoVE family cell cycle protein, with protein sequence MEEAKKIKFKRTRPTLHLLLIGVIFGLCITGYLAIIWSGDLRGYDASKVVAFRDVLLLIPVFMVFFWLVRKQKFRGEMLIYTAAIFLFGIGTLLQFRLFADPEYGARGITKSVERREKAQAVRLLNIKTAYDDEKKAFMFGSSEAVPKEPADLDDKADKSFGLAYVLKSTDTYIPILAFVTFIVAFLIFKDDRWLLWIQSHSFILGLATGIIMVILSIMVLIWGANGKLFGQTPWESVKILFLLSYAGILADTYRHLRRTKWGLPTARHFIPFVIIAAMPVIPFFLLHDFGQLLVFFGVFLMLYVIAVRNQAKLLYAIALVAVIFVLSIGVSKLTTGFGIPGYVQFRFHVWLDMWNPPAPDTSWWKRDFENYVKLKKINLESSDADEIARLNREAWRDKTLQLSQGLFGINEGGIEGEGLGLGYPETVPVSDSDFIYAAISEETGFIGGLTILLALAVIVFGGTAIALGASDMFTKLLATGLTAFVAFQAIVNLGGVLRLLPMTGITLPFVSHGGWSLLTSFAMLGILLAISHRNAIRNQTMIEKAEEPIFQPVR encoded by the coding sequence ATGGAAGAAGCTAAAAAAATTAAATTTAAACGAACCCGTCCGACGCTCCATCTCCTGCTGATTGGGGTGATTTTCGGGCTTTGCATTACCGGGTATCTGGCGATTATCTGGTCGGGTGATTTGCGTGGCTATGACGCCAGTAAAGTGGTTGCCTTTCGGGATGTGCTGTTATTGATTCCGGTGTTTATGGTTTTCTTCTGGTTGGTTCGCAAACAAAAATTTCGCGGAGAAATGTTGATCTACACGGCTGCTATTTTTCTATTCGGAATCGGCACGCTTCTCCAGTTTCGTTTATTTGCTGACCCGGAATATGGTGCGCGCGGCATTACAAAATCGGTCGAACGCCGCGAAAAAGCGCAGGCGGTTCGATTGCTCAATATCAAAACCGCTTATGATGATGAGAAAAAGGCATTCATGTTCGGAAGTAGCGAAGCGGTTCCGAAAGAACCTGCGGACCTCGATGACAAAGCCGACAAAAGTTTTGGACTGGCATATGTTTTAAAATCAACGGACACCTACATTCCCATTTTGGCGTTTGTCACTTTCATCGTTGCATTTCTGATTTTTAAAGATGACCGTTGGCTGCTATGGATACAAAGCCACTCTTTCATTTTAGGACTCGCCACAGGAATCATTATGGTCATCCTCTCGATAATGGTTTTAATCTGGGGAGCCAATGGCAAGCTATTCGGACAAACCCCCTGGGAAAGCGTTAAAATCCTCTTCTTATTAAGCTATGCCGGAATCCTTGCTGATACCTATCGCCACCTGCGAAGAACCAAATGGGGATTACCAACCGCCAGACATTTTATTCCCTTCGTCATTATCGCGGCGATGCCGGTGATTCCGTTTTTCTTGCTTCATGACTTTGGGCAACTATTGGTCTTTTTCGGCGTATTTTTGATGCTCTATGTCATCGCGGTTCGCAATCAAGCCAAACTGCTCTATGCCATCGCATTGGTTGCTGTCATTTTTGTTTTATCAATCGGGGTTTCAAAACTCACCACCGGATTTGGGATTCCGGGTTATGTGCAGTTTCGCTTTCACGTCTGGCTGGATATGTGGAATCCGCCTGCACCGGATACTTCCTGGTGGAAACGGGATTTCGAGAATTACGTTAAGCTGAAAAAAATCAACCTTGAATCAAGCGACGCGGATGAGATTGCTCGTTTAAATCGGGAAGCCTGGCGCGACAAAACCTTACAACTATCACAGGGGCTTTTTGGTATCAATGAAGGAGGAATCGAAGGTGAAGGTTTGGGATTGGGCTATCCCGAAACGGTTCCGGTGTCGGATTCGGATTTTATTTATGCCGCTATCTCGGAAGAGACCGGTTTTATCGGCGGATTAACCATTCTGCTGGCGCTTGCGGTTATTGTATTCGGGGGAACGGCTATCGCGCTCGGCGCAAGTGATATGTTCACCAAGTTACTCGCCACAGGGTTGACGGCATTCGTGGCTTTTCAGGCAATCGTCAACCTAGGAGGCGTCTTGCGACTACTTCCAATGACCGGGATTACTTTGCCCTTTGTCAGTCACGGCGGGTGGTCATTACTGACTTCATTTGCAATGCTGGGGATTTTGTTGGCAATCTCGCACCGCAACGCCATCCGTAATCAAACCATGATTGAAAAAGCCGAAGAACCCATATTTCAACCGGTGAGATAA
- a CDS encoding VWA domain-containing protein, which produces MRSIKFIFIILLVFISVNSLQAVGQSGKSGSAGRRNVTLNVIVHCPEGKAISKDDFELYDQAVQQEVETFYKVDAGSRIVLMIDSSGDLRVESEILQKAVGSLINELYEDDQMMIVGYNENAEIIEDMTPDLKKLQTSATKIIRKGFPNLFDALVAVTDALEQQAKTGIEKRAIILITDGYDSESKTKFDVALKTLQEANILLYALKVADRTRGALLRDKPKPPVVLEKLTGGTGGSIYPINKNEEAAKVISEDLRKNWYRLTYSPVGVNSLNDRKLLIMTHDKNVQLKIKDSHPGKYK; this is translated from the coding sequence GTGCGGTCAATCAAATTTATTTTTATTATTCTGCTGGTATTTATTTCGGTCAATTCGTTGCAGGCTGTAGGGCAATCAGGGAAGAGCGGTTCGGCTGGACGCCGCAACGTGACCTTAAACGTCATCGTTCATTGTCCTGAAGGAAAAGCCATATCCAAGGATGATTTTGAATTGTATGACCAGGCGGTTCAACAGGAGGTTGAAACCTTTTATAAAGTGGATGCCGGCTCGCGAATCGTCCTGATGATTGATAGTAGCGGTGATTTACGGGTTGAATCGGAAATATTACAAAAGGCGGTCGGTTCGCTGATTAATGAATTATACGAGGATGACCAGATGATGATTGTCGGCTATAACGAGAATGCCGAAATCATCGAAGACATGACTCCTGATCTGAAAAAATTGCAAACCAGTGCCACTAAAATTATCCGCAAGGGTTTCCCGAATTTGTTCGATGCTTTGGTTGCGGTCACGGACGCATTGGAGCAGCAGGCAAAAACCGGTATTGAAAAACGCGCTATCATCCTGATTACCGATGGCTATGATAGCGAGAGTAAAACCAAATTCGATGTCGCGCTGAAAACCTTGCAGGAAGCCAACATACTTCTATATGCGCTCAAGGTTGCAGACCGCACACGCGGCGCGCTTTTACGCGATAAGCCCAAACCCCCCGTCGTGCTGGAAAAATTAACCGGCGGCACCGGCGGTTCGATTTATCCGATTAATAAAAATGAAGAAGCGGCAAAGGTGATTTCTGAGGACTTGCGGAAAAATTGGTACAGACTGACCTATAGCCCCGTGGGCGTCAACTCTCTCAATGACCGCAAACTGTTAATCATGACCCATGATAAAAATGTGCAACTTAAAATCAAAGATTCGCACCCGGGCAAGTATAAATAA
- the fabG gene encoding 3-oxoacyl-[acyl-carrier-protein] reductase, whose protein sequence is MSGFEGKSAIVTGGSRGIGRAIVKELARLGAKVAFTYSKNTEMADALVAEIESSSGKAIGFQADAVDADAAEKIVQEVKTQFGSVDYLVNNAGITRDNLIMRMSEADWDAVMDTNLKGVFNITKPAVAVMVRQRKGSILNISSISGVVGMAGQTNYSASKAGLIGFTKALAKEVAKRNVTVNALALGLIETDMTSSLTEDYRAKMIENIPLGRYGTVDEVAKIVAFLLSDEAQYITGQVIQADGGLAI, encoded by the coding sequence ATGTCAGGTTTTGAGGGGAAGTCAGCAATTGTAACCGGAGGGTCGCGAGGCATCGGACGCGCCATTGTGAAGGAGTTGGCAAGACTTGGTGCAAAGGTCGCGTTTACTTATAGCAAAAACACAGAAATGGCGGATGCGCTGGTCGCCGAAATTGAATCTTCAAGCGGAAAAGCCATTGGCTTTCAAGCCGATGCCGTCGATGCCGATGCGGCTGAAAAAATCGTTCAGGAAGTTAAAACACAATTCGGTTCAGTGGATTACCTGGTCAACAACGCCGGTATCACCCGCGATAATTTGATTATGCGCATGAGCGAAGCCGATTGGGATGCGGTGATGGATACCAATTTAAAAGGCGTTTTTAATATCACCAAACCCGCGGTTGCCGTGATGGTACGCCAGCGCAAAGGCTCCATCTTGAATATTTCTTCAATCAGTGGGGTTGTCGGAATGGCTGGGCAAACCAATTACTCAGCGTCTAAAGCCGGTCTAATCGGGTTTACCAAAGCCCTGGCTAAAGAGGTTGCAAAACGCAATGTGACGGTCAATGCGCTGGCACTGGGATTGATTGAAACCGATATGACCAGCAGCTTGACCGAAGATTACCGGGCGAAAATGATTGAAAATATCCCGCTGGGCAGATATGGAACGGTTGATGAAGTCGCCAAGATTGTTGCTTTTCTGCTTTCAGATGAGGCGCAATACATTACCGGTCAGGTGATTCAAGCCGACGGTGGATTGGCGATTTAA
- the menC gene encoding o-succinylbenzoate synthase, with product MQLEKIDLREIHLQLIHPFETSFGVTTHRRILLIRAFDKSGAIGYGECTAPEDPFFNHETIESAWHIITKFAVPLLSQAKIESAEQVNSALDRIRGNRMAKGGVECAIWDLEARLNHLPLWHHLGGTQSEINSGVSIGLQSSIEVLLEKVTREVEAGYQRIKLKIKPGKDVELVKAVRNKYPDIKLTVDANSAYTLNDVAVFKALDEFNLLLIEQPLQPGDLVDHAKLQRQINTAICLDESITSLKDARDAVELGSCKIINIKLGRVGGHTEARAIQNFCADNGIPVWCGGMLESGIGRAHNIAMSTHRGFTLPGDVSASKRYWEQDIIEPPVEVSERGTIPAPSGIGIGYEVNEQRIESLVVKREEVNL from the coding sequence ATGCAATTAGAAAAAATTGATTTACGAGAAATCCATCTGCAATTAATTCATCCGTTTGAAACCAGTTTTGGGGTGACCACGCACCGTCGGATTTTATTGATTCGGGCTTTCGATAAATCCGGGGCTATCGGTTATGGCGAATGTACCGCACCCGAAGACCCTTTCTTCAATCACGAAACTATCGAAAGCGCCTGGCACATCATCACGAAATTTGCCGTTCCACTTCTTTCACAAGCGAAAATTGAGAGCGCCGAACAAGTGAATAGCGCGTTGGATAGGATTCGCGGCAATCGTATGGCAAAAGGTGGCGTCGAATGCGCCATCTGGGATTTGGAAGCTCGTCTCAATCATTTACCATTGTGGCATCATTTGGGCGGCACCCAGAGCGAAATCAATTCCGGCGTTTCCATCGGGTTGCAATCAAGCATAGAGGTTTTACTGGAAAAAGTTACACGGGAAGTTGAAGCCGGTTACCAACGCATTAAGCTCAAAATTAAACCGGGTAAGGATGTTGAACTGGTCAAAGCGGTTCGCAATAAATATCCTGATATTAAACTGACGGTCGATGCCAACTCAGCCTATACCTTAAACGACGTTGCCGTATTTAAAGCCCTTGATGAATTCAACCTGTTGTTGATTGAACAGCCTTTGCAACCCGGTGACCTCGTCGATCATGCCAAATTGCAACGCCAGATTAACACCGCCATTTGTCTGGATGAATCAATCACTTCACTTAAAGATGCCAGAGACGCCGTTGAACTGGGTTCCTGTAAAATAATCAATATCAAACTTGGGCGGGTCGGCGGTCATACGGAAGCCAGAGCCATTCAAAATTTCTGTGCCGATAATGGCATTCCGGTTTGGTGTGGCGGCATGCTTGAATCCGGCATTGGGCGCGCGCATAACATCGCCATGTCAACACATCGAGGCTTTACCTTGCCCGGTGATGTCTCTGCCTCAAAACGTTACTGGGAACAGGATATTATCGAACCGCCGGTTGAAGTGAGTGAACGGGGCACGATTCCCGCTCCGTCAGGCATCGGCATTGGCTATGAAGTCAATGAACAGCGCATCGAATCACTGGTCGTGAAAAGGGAAGAAGTCAATCTTTAA
- a CDS encoding FHA domain-containing protein, translated as MSDQNFFDKAEIKARRIFEKLGARVDAKFSSENVSTLSQREVSDLIDKLEREIDSHLKPNSQGLKSIPPPFFKVLIPYERAPQINPKYLESLVSELKTALLEHMVNRRYERPKVIRLAIARDFFEKSIGVKSYFEEKDWQVLSNDLLAPKLDASKVLEPAKKSTDVCQLNLRSDDGQLFQVELKANAAPVSIGRTAGNRIRIEDASISRQHCSISLRSDGRIVVADLGSANGTAINNRFLNQNEAGVIKIGDVLSIGDVNLTVEDLS; from the coding sequence ATGTCTGACCAAAATTTTTTTGATAAAGCCGAAATCAAAGCACGCCGCATATTTGAAAAACTCGGTGCCAGGGTTGATGCAAAATTTTCATCCGAAAATGTATCGACCCTAAGCCAGCGTGAGGTCAGTGATTTAATCGACAAGTTGGAACGCGAAATTGACAGCCATTTAAAGCCCAATTCACAGGGCTTGAAATCAATTCCTCCGCCTTTTTTCAAAGTTTTAATTCCCTATGAACGGGCACCACAAATCAACCCTAAGTATCTGGAATCGCTGGTCAGCGAATTAAAAACTGCGCTTTTGGAACACATGGTAAACCGGCGATATGAGCGACCAAAAGTGATTCGCCTGGCAATCGCGCGGGACTTTTTTGAAAAATCGATTGGGGTTAAAAGTTATTTTGAGGAAAAGGATTGGCAGGTGTTAAGCAATGATTTACTGGCTCCCAAACTTGATGCGTCCAAAGTGTTAGAGCCGGCAAAAAAATCAACCGATGTTTGCCAATTAAATCTTCGTTCAGATGATGGGCAACTCTTTCAGGTCGAATTGAAAGCCAATGCCGCTCCGGTTAGCATCGGACGGACTGCCGGAAACCGTATTCGCATCGAAGATGCCAGCATCTCCAGGCAACATTGTTCAATCTCCTTGCGCAGTGATGGACGGATTGTCGTCGCCGATTTGGGAAGCGCCAATGGCACAGCGATCAATAATCGCTTCCTGAACCAAAACGAAGCGGGAGTGATAAAAATCGGAGATGTACTTTCAATAGGCGACGTGAATTTAACCGTAGAAGACCTCAGTTGA
- a CDS encoding DUF2238 domain-containing protein, whose translation MKNSSRFHLILLVGFLIALGLSAIKPHDYFTWILEVFPAIIGVGILAFIYNRFRFTNLVYFLIFIHCLILIVGGHYTYAEVPLFNWLRDVLHSGRNNYDKVGHFAQGFIPAMISREVLIRNRVINGQSWQFVLIVAICLSISAFYEFIEWWVAILSGSAGDSFLGTQGYIWDTQSDMFLAFIGAILAQLFLTKFHNQQLQQLENEKP comes from the coding sequence TTGAAAAATTCTTCTCGATTTCACCTGATTCTGCTTGTCGGATTCCTAATCGCGCTCGGATTATCGGCTATCAAACCGCATGATTATTTCACCTGGATATTGGAAGTGTTTCCGGCAATCATCGGGGTCGGTATTTTGGCGTTCATCTATAATCGCTTCCGGTTTACCAACCTGGTTTATTTTTTGATTTTCATCCATTGTCTGATTTTAATCGTCGGTGGACATTATACCTACGCCGAAGTTCCCTTATTCAATTGGCTTCGCGATGTGCTGCATTCCGGTCGGAATAACTATGACAAGGTCGGGCATTTCGCCCAGGGATTTATTCCGGCGATGATTTCCCGCGAGGTGCTGATTAGAAATCGCGTGATAAATGGTCAGAGCTGGCAGTTCGTATTGATTGTTGCCATCTGTTTAAGCATCAGCGCGTTTTATGAATTTATTGAATGGTGGGTGGCGATTTTATCGGGAAGCGCCGGTGATTCCTTTTTAGGAACGCAAGGGTACATCTGGGATACCCAAAGCGATATGTTTCTGGCATTTATTGGCGCAATCCTGGCGCAACTTTTTTTAACTAAGTTCCACAATCAACAGCTACAGCAACTCGAAAACGAAAAGCCTTGA
- a CDS encoding GNAT family N-acetyltransferase, which translates to MSDEITIRECVSIDDYQQCIALERAVFDDDDIDIMPIRLYMISKNCNAPTFGAFDSSGRIVGFVHTSIALNNKQVVYHSHLAGVVEELRHRDIGFRLKLAQRDHAIANSVPMIFWSFDPLQSRNAHFNINKLGAIIRTYKINYYGEGISTVFDAHLPSDRVIAEWWVKSPHVESVLAGNRPKIESPLGVVEIPDNIEKVKAISLEQHIEWRLGVREKMLGELEKGYIVRGFVRDEQTQTSSYLFGNDEAQFRYETYN; encoded by the coding sequence ATGTCCGATGAAATTACGATCAGGGAATGTGTCTCAATCGACGATTACCAACAATGTATTGCTCTGGAGCGCGCGGTTTTTGATGATGATGACATCGATATTATGCCAATTCGGTTGTACATGATTTCCAAAAATTGCAATGCCCCGACCTTCGGAGCCTTCGACTCATCAGGGAGAATCGTCGGCTTTGTGCATACCTCAATTGCGCTAAACAATAAACAGGTCGTTTATCATTCACACCTTGCAGGAGTGGTTGAAGAATTGCGACATCGTGACATCGGCTTTCGCTTGAAACTGGCGCAACGTGACCATGCCATCGCTAACTCTGTGCCGATGATTTTCTGGTCATTCGACCCTCTGCAATCGCGCAATGCCCATTTCAATATCAACAAACTCGGAGCCATCATTCGCACCTATAAAATCAACTATTATGGAGAAGGCATTTCCACGGTTTTTGATGCGCATTTACCATCGGATCGCGTGATTGCCGAATGGTGGGTGAAGTCTCCGCACGTGGAATCGGTTTTAGCAGGCAATCGTCCGAAAATTGAATCGCCGTTGGGGGTGGTTGAAATCCCTGACAATATTGAAAAAGTGAAAGCGATTTCCTTGGAGCAACATATCGAATGGCGACTGGGCGTCAGGGAAAAAATGCTAGGAGAATTGGAAAAAGGGTATATCGTTCGCGGGTTTGTTCGTGATGAACAAACCCAAACCAGTTCGTATTTATTTGGCAATGATGAAGCGCAATTTCGTTATGAAACCTACAATTAA
- a CDS encoding di-heme oxidoredictase family protein has translation MKFFKLFIAILLSFGYAICFSVDSRSQVSDGEKIVYQEAPVGIDDITNGHVSQEFFNKGIGLFRKHFIDREGLGPIFNGEMCTRCHQFPTIGGSGLIMVIRAGIFDGKNFKSPIDGTVIQTNAIPPQIRKTVQPDFNVVTNRMPTSMLGDGFIEAIDDSTIRAIAAEQPKISKGKIAGEIIEVPVIESPGKTRVGRFGWKNSHASIFSFVAEALRNELGVTSEFYPNEISFFGKSVAEFDRAKDPEIDKSKINLIADFIRSTKSPENYSKKIKSSEMLEGDKIFTSIGCAICHVPTIKTAAVGTVINGGAFKVTDALGNKIVHPYSDFLLHDVGTGDGILETNNPSSRNKIRTAPLWGIGARLEKLKDNLLWLHNGSAKNLTEAILKHRGEAATVTEGFQKLPEEKKRLLMKFLESL, from the coding sequence ATGAAATTTTTCAAGTTATTCATCGCTATATTACTTTCGTTCGGTTATGCGATCTGCTTTTCAGTTGATTCACGTTCCCAGGTTTCTGATGGCGAAAAAATTGTTTATCAGGAAGCGCCGGTTGGCATCGACGATATAACCAACGGACATGTTTCACAGGAATTTTTTAATAAAGGCATCGGGTTATTTCGCAAACATTTTATTGACCGTGAAGGATTGGGACCCATTTTTAACGGCGAGATGTGTACTCGTTGCCACCAGTTCCCTACTATCGGCGGTTCCGGGTTGATTATGGTGATTCGCGCCGGCATCTTTGACGGGAAAAATTTCAAATCGCCGATTGATGGTACAGTCATTCAAACCAATGCCATTCCGCCGCAAATCCGCAAGACTGTGCAACCTGATTTCAATGTCGTGACGAACCGCATGCCAACCAGTATGCTGGGCGATGGGTTTATCGAAGCAATTGATGACAGTACCATTCGCGCCATTGCCGCCGAACAACCCAAAATCAGTAAAGGAAAGATTGCCGGTGAAATCATTGAGGTTCCGGTTATAGAATCACCCGGTAAAACCCGCGTTGGTCGATTCGGCTGGAAAAATTCTCACGCCAGTATCTTTTCATTTGTCGCTGAAGCCTTGAGAAATGAGTTGGGTGTCACCAGTGAATTTTATCCCAATGAAATTTCATTTTTCGGCAAATCGGTTGCCGAGTTTGACCGCGCCAAAGACCCGGAAATTGACAAATCAAAAATCAATTTGATTGCCGATTTCATACGGTCTACCAAATCCCCTGAGAATTATTCAAAGAAAATCAAATCATCTGAAATGCTCGAAGGGGATAAAATTTTTACCTCCATCGGCTGTGCGATTTGCCATGTCCCAACGATTAAAACCGCTGCCGTCGGCACAGTGATTAATGGTGGAGCTTTTAAAGTCACAGACGCATTAGGCAACAAAATCGTTCATCCCTACAGCGATTTTCTGTTGCATGACGTGGGAACCGGAGACGGGATTCTCGAAACGAATAATCCCTCATCGCGCAATAAAATCCGAACCGCGCCGTTGTGGGGAATTGGTGCGCGCCTTGAAAAATTAAAAGATAATCTCCTTTGGTTACACAACGGCAGCGCAAAAAATTTAACTGAAGCGATTTTGAAACATCGTGGTGAAGCAGCGACCGTAACCGAAGGGTTTCAAAAATTACCGGAAGAAAAGAAGCGATTGTTAATGAAATTTTTAGAATCTCTTTGA